Proteins encoded together in one Ipomoea triloba cultivar NCNSP0323 chromosome 4, ASM357664v1 window:
- the LOC116015823 gene encoding uncharacterized protein LOC116015823: protein METQLNVLLLEICGIAMRNGVYMANQKENEDVAKASIEGEKTDESSSKERDGISIEKNKDCCDDKPSSEAEQHGHLYFQFCDTIAEFAEVHPGLFTLKTADLSPASWISIAWYPIYQIPTKGSHKDRLSTCFLTYHALSSSSIRGGVNSDKDGNKKGKKVLEMVKGEEGNNYTKKSGDVLYPYPFGMATYRLDDEIWINGNTFDDYERIIDLYNAAECWLKRLNVWHHDFNFFTSKLSLQGFSI from the exons ATGGAGACACAATTGAATGTTTTACTCTTGGAGATTTGTGGGATTGCTATGAGGAATGGAGTGTATATGGC AAACCAAAAAGAGAATGAAGATGTTGCCAAGGCCAGTATTGAGGGGGAGAAAACAGATGAGTCCTCAAGCAAGGAGAGGGATGGCATTTCCATAGAGAAAAACAAGGATTGTTGTGATGATAAGCCTTCTTCAGAGGCAGAACAACATGGACATCTCTACTTTCAGTTTTGTGATACA ATTGCTGAATTTGCAGAAGTGCATCCTGGGCTCTTCACATTGAAAACTGCTGACTTGTCTCCTGCAAGTTGGATTTCAATTGCTTG GTACCCTATTTATCAAATTCCAACAAAGGGTAGTCACAAGGATCGTCTGTCAACTTGCTTCCTTACCTATCATGCTCTCTCATCATCATCTATTCGAG GTGGAGTGAATTCGGATAAGGATGGGAACAAGAAAGGGAAGAAAGTTTTGGAAATGGTGAAAGGAGAAGAAGGAAACAACTATACTAAAAAGAGTGGGGATGTTCTTTATCCATATCCATTTGGGATGGCTACATATAGATTGGATGATGAGATTTGGATAAATGGAAATACTTTTGATGACTATGAGAGAATCATTGACCTCTACAATGCCGCAGAGTGTTGGTTGAAGCGACTCAACGTTTGGCATCATGACTTTAACTTCTTTACTTCAAAATTAAGTCTCCAGGGATTCTCCATATAA